A region from the Salidesulfovibrio onnuriiensis genome encodes:
- a CDS encoding methyl-accepting chemotaxis protein codes for MLRKLSINARMLLLTGIMALFTFACLYVFTQGVSSVGRIGIDSSVDAMLNGEKRKLQVGTHTIAVSLGAAIEGKSPAEQVDIIRRLVDDIRFEEDKSGYYFVYKGTVNVALPPKKELQDKDLGNLADKNGVYLVRELDKVARDGGGFVEYIWPKPGKGDQPKLSYAELIPGTSMWIGTGVYLDNVEAEKGRIGGLIDDVTGSYIWGIGIAVIGFFVLVILPLSLFINTSIVRPLDVAVQAAEQVARGDLTRTFNIQYDDLPGRLNAMLKRMTEQLRDIVGEVQQGATNVAGGSSEVSESSNDLSAGASSQASSVEEVSAAVEEMLANIGQNTQNAQETEKIASMSANDAESGGDIMLEAVESMKEIAEKIGIIEEIARQTNLLALNAAIEAARAGEAGKGFAVVAAEVRKLAERSGTAAAEISELSTQTLGKADKAGEVLKKMVPDIKKTAELVQEIATASIEQNTGAEEINKAIQQLDRVIQQNAAASEELASTSQELTGQATQLTDIMNFFNTGQTRERRVAATKRLKGKTPPALPQRQPQEVESGGVDLGMDEDFERF; via the coding sequence ATGTTGAGAAAATTATCCATCAACGCCCGCATGTTGCTGCTGACAGGGATCATGGCTCTGTTCACCTTTGCCTGCCTGTATGTCTTTACCCAGGGCGTCAGCTCCGTGGGGCGTATCGGAATCGACAGTTCCGTGGACGCCATGCTCAACGGGGAAAAGCGCAAGCTGCAAGTGGGGACGCACACCATTGCGGTGAGCCTTGGTGCGGCCATCGAAGGGAAATCGCCCGCCGAGCAGGTGGATATCATCCGCCGGCTGGTGGATGACATCCGGTTCGAGGAGGACAAGTCCGGATACTATTTCGTATACAAGGGCACCGTGAACGTGGCCTTGCCTCCCAAAAAGGAACTGCAGGACAAGGATCTCGGCAACCTTGCGGACAAGAACGGGGTCTATCTGGTGCGTGAACTGGACAAGGTAGCCAGGGACGGAGGCGGGTTTGTCGAGTATATCTGGCCCAAGCCCGGCAAGGGCGACCAGCCCAAACTTTCCTACGCCGAACTGATCCCCGGAACCAGCATGTGGATCGGCACCGGGGTTTACCTGGATAATGTCGAGGCGGAAAAGGGACGTATCGGCGGCCTGATCGACGATGTTACCGGCAGCTATATCTGGGGGATCGGCATCGCGGTCATTGGCTTTTTCGTCCTTGTCATCCTGCCCCTCAGCCTGTTTATCAACACCAGCATCGTCAGGCCGCTGGACGTTGCCGTGCAGGCGGCCGAGCAGGTGGCCCGAGGCGATCTGACGCGCACGTTCAACATCCAGTATGACGACCTCCCCGGCAGGCTCAACGCCATGCTCAAGCGCATGACCGAGCAGCTTCGCGATATTGTGGGCGAGGTGCAGCAGGGCGCGACCAACGTGGCGGGAGGCAGCAGCGAGGTGAGCGAATCCTCCAACGACCTTTCCGCGGGCGCATCCTCCCAGGCATCTTCCGTGGAGGAAGTTTCCGCAGCCGTGGAGGAAATGCTGGCCAACATCGGCCAGAACACCCAGAACGCCCAGGAAACCGAAAAGATCGCCTCCATGTCCGCCAACGACGCGGAAAGCGGCGGGGACATCATGCTTGAAGCCGTGGAATCCATGAAGGAGATTGCGGAAAAGATCGGTATTATCGAGGAAATTGCGCGCCAGACCAACCTGCTGGCTCTCAACGCGGCCATTGAGGCGGCCCGTGCGGGCGAGGCGGGCAAGGGGTTTGCCGTTGTCGCTGCCGAGGTCCGCAAGCTGGCGGAACGCTCCGGCACGGCCGCCGCCGAGATCAGCGAGCTTTCCACCCAGACCCTGGGCAAGGCGGACAAGGCCGGGGAAGTGCTCAAGAAGATGGTCCCGGACATCAAGAAGACCGCCGAGCTGGTTCAGGAGATCGCCACGGCGAGCATCGAACAGAACACTGGAGCCGAGGAGATCAACAAGGCCATCCAGCAGTTGGATCGGGTCATTCAGCAGAATGCCGCGGCTTCCGAGGAACTGGCGTCCACGTCCCAGGAATTGACGGGACAGGCCACGCAGCTCACCGATATCATGAACTTCTTCAATACCGGCCAGACCAGGGAGCGGCGCGTCGCCGCAACGAAGCGTCTCAAAGGGAAGACACCGCCCGCACTGCCGCAGCGGCAACCCCAGGAAGTGGAATCCGGGGGCGTGGACCTGGGCATGGACGAGGACTTCGAGCGTTTCTAG
- a CDS encoding amino acid ABC transporter ATP-binding protein encodes MIRIEKLHKSFGDLKVLKGVDLHVKAGEVVVILGPSGSGKSTVLRCINKLEEPTAGRILVDGDDIMDSKTDINYVRSEATMVFQQFNLFPHMTVLQNVTLGPIKVRKWKKADADRLGLELLAKVGLKDKAHNYPEQLSGGQKQRVAIARSLALKPKVILFDEPTSALDPELVGEVLEVMKQLAREGMTMVVVTHEMGFAKEVADRVIFIDEGVVQVDKDPQEFFANPDHPRLKDFLGKVVSHI; translated from the coding sequence ATGATCAGAATTGAGAAATTGCACAAGAGTTTCGGCGACCTCAAGGTGCTCAAGGGCGTTGACCTGCACGTGAAAGCTGGCGAAGTGGTGGTCATTTTGGGGCCTTCCGGGTCCGGGAAGTCCACGGTCCTGCGCTGTATCAACAAGCTGGAAGAGCCCACTGCCGGGCGCATTCTGGTGGACGGCGACGACATCATGGATTCCAAGACCGACATCAACTACGTGCGCAGCGAGGCCACCATGGTCTTTCAGCAGTTCAACCTTTTCCCGCACATGACCGTGCTGCAGAACGTGACGCTGGGCCCCATCAAGGTGCGCAAGTGGAAAAAGGCCGATGCGGACCGGCTCGGGCTGGAGCTGCTGGCCAAGGTGGGGCTCAAGGACAAGGCCCACAATTACCCGGAGCAGCTTTCGGGCGGCCAGAAGCAGCGTGTGGCCATTGCCCGTTCCCTGGCGCTCAAGCCCAAGGTCATTCTCTTTGACGAACCCACCTCCGCCCTGGACCCGGAACTGGTCGGCGAGGTGCTGGAAGTCATGAAGCAATTGGCCCGCGAAGGCATGACCATGGTCGTGGTCACGCATGAGATGGGCTTTGCCAAGGAAGTGGCCGACAGGGTCATCTTCATCGACGAGGGCGTGGTGCAGGTGGACAAGGATCCGCAAGAGTTCTTTGCCAACCCCGACCATCCCCGGCTCAAGGATTTTCTGGGCAAGGTCGTCTCGCACATCTAG
- a CDS encoding amino acid ABC transporter permease translates to MAFNFEPSVVVETLPLLMRGLEMTVVITIGGLFFGFVLGSVTGLMKLSHNFFARKLAGIYIESIRGTPMIVQALFLYFGVPMALGMRIPPVVAGIIVIAVNSGAYIAEIVRGAVQSINPGQMEAGRSIGLTSGQAMRYVIWPQAFKRMIPPLGNQFIISLKDTSLLTVIGVGELTRTGQEIVAVNFRAFEVYIAVAIVYLVMTLSIAKGLRVLEKRLQIVK, encoded by the coding sequence ATGGCTTTCAACTTTGAACCCTCCGTGGTTGTCGAAACGTTGCCGCTGCTCATGCGCGGCCTGGAAATGACGGTCGTCATTACCATCGGCGGATTGTTTTTCGGTTTTGTTCTCGGGTCCGTCACCGGTCTCATGAAGCTTTCGCACAATTTTTTCGCGCGTAAACTTGCCGGTATATATATTGAATCCATCCGTGGGACACCCATGATCGTGCAGGCCTTGTTCCTGTATTTCGGCGTCCCCATGGCCTTGGGGATGCGCATTCCCCCCGTTGTGGCCGGGATCATTGTCATTGCCGTCAACAGCGGGGCCTACATAGCCGAAATCGTGCGCGGGGCCGTGCAGTCCATCAACCCCGGGCAGATGGAGGCCGGAAGGTCCATCGGCCTGACCAGCGGTCAGGCCATGCGCTATGTCATCTGGCCCCAGGCCTTCAAGCGCATGATTCCGCCTCTGGGAAACCAGTTCATCATCAGCCTCAAGGATACGTCGCTGCTGACGGTTATCGGCGTGGGCGAACTGACCCGCACCGGGCAGGAAATTGTGGCGGTGAACTTCCGGGCCTTCGAGGTTTATATCGCTGTGGCCATCGTTTATCTGGTCATGACCTTGAGCATTGCCAAGGGGCTCCGTGTTCTTGAAAAACGCCTTCAGATTGTGAAATAG
- the rarD gene encoding EamA family transporter RarD: protein MTTQNTPVNTSGFLAALAAFLGWGLLPMYWKQLQTVPPLEILCHRIVWSLLFAALLVTFQGRWRETMAPLKSVKTVGMLTVSSLLLGSNWLMYIWCVNNGHVLATSLGYYINPLMNALIGFLLLGERMTKMQALAVCFAVAGVINSIVGIGHMPWMALAIAVTFALYALMRKTAPMESLPGLLVETAIITPLALGYLLYLQFTGHGTFLHGPGNIDLFLVGAGIATSMPLFGFAFGARRLRLTTLGILQYLAPSIAFLLGVFLYKEPFTSGSLVTFGCIWTALAIYTGESIRQVRKQRRFTKRS from the coding sequence ATGACTACTCAAAATACACCAGTCAACACCTCTGGTTTCCTGGCCGCCCTTGCCGCATTTCTGGGCTGGGGCCTGTTACCCATGTATTGGAAACAATTGCAGACGGTTCCGCCCCTGGAAATCCTCTGTCACCGCATTGTCTGGTCCCTGCTCTTCGCCGCCCTGCTGGTCACCTTCCAGGGGCGCTGGCGCGAAACCATGGCCCCGCTCAAGTCCGTGAAGACAGTGGGCATGCTCACCGTCAGCAGCCTGCTGCTGGGCAGCAACTGGCTCATGTACATATGGTGCGTAAACAACGGCCACGTGCTGGCCACCAGCCTGGGCTACTACATCAACCCGCTCATGAACGCCCTGATCGGCTTCCTGCTCCTGGGCGAACGCATGACCAAGATGCAGGCCCTGGCCGTCTGCTTTGCCGTGGCCGGGGTGATCAACTCCATCGTGGGCATCGGGCACATGCCCTGGATGGCCCTGGCCATTGCCGTGACCTTCGCCCTCTACGCGCTCATGCGCAAGACCGCGCCCATGGAATCCCTGCCGGGCCTGCTGGTGGAAACCGCCATCATCACCCCCCTGGCCCTGGGCTATCTCCTCTATCTACAATTCACGGGGCACGGCACTTTCCTGCACGGTCCCGGCAATATAGATCTTTTCCTGGTCGGTGCGGGCATCGCCACGTCCATGCCCCTGTTCGGGTTCGCCTTTGGCGCGCGCAGGCTGCGCCTGACCACTCTGGGCATCCTCCAGTACCTGGCACCGAGCATCGCCTTCCTCCTGGGAGTGTTCCTGTACAAGGAGCCCTTCACCTCGGGCAGCCTGGTCACCTTCGGCTGCATCTGGACGGCCCTGGCCATCTACACCGGCGAAAGCATCAGGCAGGTCCGCAAGCAACGCAGATTCACCAAAAGAAGCTGA
- a CDS encoding PAS domain S-box protein, which translates to MTSQSKKTKQELVEELTKKHAQVADLEKMLSACLDKEWDVLRDLPIAAYETDPDGVLTNVNNECHALFGTKPNDNWRNKKVTEFIHPDDIEVTFERFNKVQRGERVPGRTLKAVKGDGTMFYVKTYPQVLKRGGKIVGTRGCMVDITEMKEIQEALRKSEERYSLVVQGANDGIWDWDIESDEVYYSPRYKEMLGYEGNEFPNLNQSWLDSLHPDDADQAVMNLNHCLETGEPFQSEFRMRHKNGSWRWILSRGGCLKNKEGKPYRVSGTHTDITARKYGEQALKESEELHNALSRATFEGILISEKGVILAANHAACEMFGASHSEFTGSYIPDFVTADYKEIIRNHIKMGYEAPYEVVGIRKNGTTFPVEFQGKTFSFRGKTTRVTAVRDITLRKQAEERYRALFENALEGVYQSTPEGRFLTMNHSYAALFGYDSPQAMIDEVTDIRTQLYVNPKDRETTAEIMKKHGRIHNYEVQLKKRDGSKIWVSESSRMVYDDKGHFLYYEGFVEDITERKTNQRTTQVLYEISNAISTTSDLQELYATIHGILNKAIDATNFFIALTDEENKKLLFPYHRDEVDAYFTDFDDIEFDEIKGPCLTLEVVRSNKPLFITREESERLEAQQKLQILGTPSAVWLGVPLSIKGRAIGAMAVQHYTDKDHYSDADIKLMTAVSEQVALAIEKKGTEEELFRLNEQLESMVLERTKQLMDKAKQLEEANERLKELDKLKSGLISSISHELRTPLTSIRGFAKLTLKDFERYFAPRDEENPAFGKQAQRIRQNLKIVKSEGERLTRLINDFLDLNRIESGRMEWNDEWIAPGAVARAAHDSVMGQFAEDASVHFSLDVADGLPEIYVDPDRMQQVLINLLHNAHKFTEKGEVRITVKQKGGVIRFIVSDTGIGIPEKDQKRIFEKFQKRRHGDTLSGAKEGTGLGLAICRELINRYGGEIWVESLPGKGSDFIFDIPIKPM; encoded by the coding sequence ATGACCAGCCAGAGCAAGAAGACCAAACAGGAGCTCGTTGAAGAGCTCACAAAAAAGCACGCACAGGTCGCGGACCTGGAAAAGATGCTGTCCGCCTGTTTGGACAAGGAATGGGATGTGCTCAGGGACCTGCCCATCGCGGCCTACGAAACCGACCCGGACGGAGTGCTGACCAACGTCAACAACGAGTGCCACGCCCTGTTCGGCACCAAGCCCAACGACAACTGGCGAAACAAGAAGGTCACGGAGTTCATCCACCCGGACGACATCGAAGTCACCTTCGAACGTTTCAACAAGGTGCAGCGCGGTGAGCGCGTCCCCGGGCGCACCCTCAAGGCCGTCAAGGGCGATGGCACCATGTTCTACGTCAAAACCTACCCGCAGGTGCTCAAGCGCGGCGGAAAAATCGTGGGCACGCGCGGCTGCATGGTGGACATCACCGAGATGAAGGAGATCCAGGAGGCGCTGCGCAAGAGCGAGGAACGCTATTCCCTGGTGGTGCAGGGAGCCAACGACGGCATCTGGGACTGGGACATCGAGTCGGACGAGGTCTATTACTCCCCCCGCTACAAGGAAATGCTGGGGTACGAAGGTAATGAATTCCCCAACCTGAACCAAAGCTGGCTGGACAGCCTACACCCCGACGATGCGGACCAGGCGGTCATGAACCTGAACCACTGCCTGGAAACCGGCGAACCGTTCCAGTCCGAATTCCGCATGCGGCACAAGAACGGAAGCTGGCGCTGGATCCTCTCCCGGGGCGGCTGTCTCAAGAACAAGGAGGGCAAGCCATACCGGGTCTCGGGAACCCACACGGACATCACGGCCCGCAAGTATGGGGAGCAGGCGCTCAAGGAAAGCGAGGAACTGCACAACGCCCTTTCCAGGGCCACCTTCGAGGGCATCCTCATCTCCGAAAAGGGAGTGATCCTGGCCGCCAACCATGCGGCCTGCGAAATGTTCGGCGCCAGCCACAGCGAATTTACCGGCAGCTACATCCCGGATTTCGTCACCGCGGATTACAAGGAAATAATCCGCAACCACATCAAGATGGGCTACGAGGCCCCTTACGAGGTGGTGGGCATCCGAAAGAACGGGACAACCTTCCCGGTGGAATTCCAGGGCAAGACCTTTTCCTTCCGCGGCAAGACCACACGGGTGACCGCCGTTCGCGACATCACCCTGCGCAAGCAGGCCGAGGAACGCTACCGGGCGCTTTTCGAAAACGCCCTCGAAGGGGTCTACCAGAGCACGCCCGAAGGCCGGTTCCTGACCATGAACCATTCCTATGCCGCGCTCTTCGGGTATGACAGTCCCCAGGCCATGATCGACGAGGTCACGGACATCAGGACCCAGCTCTATGTGAATCCCAAGGACCGCGAGACCACGGCCGAAATCATGAAAAAACACGGCCGCATCCACAACTACGAGGTGCAGCTGAAAAAAAGGGACGGCTCAAAGATCTGGGTTTCCGAATCCTCGCGCATGGTCTACGACGACAAAGGGCATTTCCTTTATTATGAAGGATTTGTCGAAGACATCACCGAGCGCAAGACCAACCAGCGCACCACCCAGGTGCTTTACGAGATATCCAACGCCATCAGCACCACCTCGGACCTGCAGGAGCTCTACGCCACCATCCACGGCATCCTGAACAAGGCCATCGACGCCACCAACTTCTTCATCGCCCTGACGGACGAAGAGAACAAGAAGCTCCTGTTTCCCTACCACCGCGACGAGGTGGACGCCTATTTCACGGATTTCGACGACATAGAGTTCGACGAGATCAAGGGCCCCTGCCTGACCCTGGAGGTGGTGCGCTCCAACAAGCCGCTGTTCATCACCCGCGAGGAATCCGAACGGCTGGAGGCCCAGCAGAAGCTTCAGATCCTGGGCACGCCGTCCGCAGTCTGGCTGGGGGTCCCGCTGTCGATCAAGGGCCGGGCCATCGGAGCCATGGCCGTGCAGCACTATACGGACAAGGACCACTATTCGGACGCGGACATCAAGCTCATGACCGCAGTTTCCGAGCAGGTGGCCCTGGCCATCGAGAAAAAGGGCACCGAGGAGGAGCTGTTCCGGCTCAACGAACAACTCGAATCCATGGTCCTGGAGCGCACCAAGCAGCTCATGGACAAGGCCAAGCAGCTGGAGGAGGCCAACGAACGGCTCAAGGAACTGGACAAGCTCAAGTCGGGGCTCATCTCCTCCATCTCCCATGAGCTGCGCACGCCGCTGACCTCCATCCGGGGCTTCGCCAAGCTGACCCTCAAGGACTTCGAGCGCTACTTCGCGCCCCGCGACGAGGAAAACCCGGCCTTCGGCAAGCAGGCCCAGCGCATCAGGCAGAACCTGAAAATCGTGAAAAGCGAGGGGGAACGGCTCACCAGGCTCATCAACGACTTCCTGGACCTCAACCGCATCGAATCCGGGCGCATGGAATGGAACGACGAGTGGATCGCCCCGGGCGCAGTTGCCAGGGCCGCCCATGATTCGGTCATGGGCCAGTTCGCGGAGGACGCATCCGTGCACTTCAGCCTGGACGTGGCCGATGGCCTGCCGGAAATCTACGTGGACCCGGACCGCATGCAGCAGGTGCTTATCAACCTGCTGCACAACGCCCACAAGTTCACGGAAAAGGGAGAGGTGCGCATCACGGTCAAGCAAAAAGGCGGGGTGATCCGCTTCATTGTCTCGGATACGGGCATCGGCATACCGGAAAAGGACCAGAAGCGGATCTTCGAAAAATTCCAGAAACGGCGCCATGGCGACACCCTGAGCGGGGCAAAGGAAGGAACCGGGCTGGGCCTGGCCATCTGCAGGGAGCTGATCAACCGCTACGGCGGGGAAATATGGGTGGAATCCCTCCCGGGCAAGGGCAGCGACTTCATCTTCGATATCCCTATCAAGCCCATGTAA
- a CDS encoding isoaspartyl peptidase/L-asparaginase, producing MKPRLIVHGGAWDIPDQHVEAHINGVRAAVETVHPLLEQGMSALEAVERAVNILEEDPTFDAGRGAFINARGDIELDAMIMDGRTLDFGCVAALRNLLNPVSVARRIMDARDFRMLVGPGAQEFARAQGFDEVPIEELLTERELKLYEKIKNDESFKPISAFSGQAPSDTVGAVALDRDGNLACATSTGGTPRKHPGRVGDSPIVGSGGYADNESGAASATGYGETIMRVVLCKTACDRIEGQGAMRAAASAIETLETRGKGYGGIILIDPRGGYGFAHNTPRMAFAYADGREVVARIET from the coding sequence ATGAAACCACGGCTCATCGTACACGGCGGCGCATGGGACATCCCGGACCAGCATGTGGAGGCCCACATCAACGGCGTGCGCGCGGCCGTGGAAACGGTCCATCCCCTCCTGGAACAGGGAATGTCCGCCCTGGAGGCCGTGGAAAGGGCCGTGAACATCCTGGAGGAGGACCCCACCTTTGACGCCGGGCGCGGGGCATTCATCAATGCCCGGGGCGACATCGAGCTGGACGCCATGATCATGGACGGCCGCACCCTGGACTTCGGCTGCGTGGCCGCCCTGCGCAACCTGCTCAACCCGGTGTCCGTGGCCCGGCGCATCATGGACGCCAGGGACTTCAGGATGCTCGTGGGTCCTGGGGCCCAGGAATTCGCCCGCGCCCAGGGCTTTGACGAGGTTCCCATCGAGGAGCTGCTCACGGAGCGGGAGCTGAAGCTCTACGAGAAGATCAAGAACGACGAATCCTTCAAGCCCATCAGCGCCTTTTCCGGGCAGGCCCCCTCGGACACGGTCGGGGCCGTGGCCCTGGATCGGGACGGCAACCTGGCCTGCGCCACCTCCACGGGCGGCACCCCGCGCAAGCATCCCGGCCGCGTGGGCGACTCCCCCATCGTCGGCTCGGGCGGCTATGCGGACAACGAATCCGGCGCGGCGTCCGCCACGGGCTACGGCGAAACCATCATGCGCGTGGTGCTGTGCAAGACAGCCTGCGACCGGATCGAGGGACAGGGCGCCATGCGGGCAGCGGCCTCGGCCATCGAGACCCTGGAGACCCGCGGCAAGGGCTACGGCGGCATCATTCTCATCGACCCCAGGGGCGGCTACGGATTCGCCCACAACACCCCGCGCATGGCCTTTGCCTATGCGGACGGCAGGGAAGTTGTCGCCCGCATCGAGACCTGA
- a CDS encoding RNA recognition motif domain-containing protein: protein MAKNIYVGNLPWNASEDEVRGAFAAHGEVLSVKLVNDRETGRPRGFGFVEMEDADAEKAIEALDGEDFGGRRLKVNEAKPRPQRRW from the coding sequence GTGGCTAAGAACATCTATGTTGGGAATCTCCCCTGGAACGCCTCCGAGGACGAAGTACGCGGTGCTTTTGCTGCCCACGGAGAGGTCCTTTCCGTCAAACTGGTTAATGACCGTGAGACCGGTCGTCCTCGTGGATTTGGCTTTGTCGAAATGGAAGACGCCGACGCCGAAAAAGCCATTGAAGCCCTGGACGGCGAAGACTTCGGTGGTCGCCGCCTCAAGGTGAACGAGGCAAAACCGCGTCCCCAGCGCCGCTGGTAG
- the glnH gene encoding glutamine ABC transporter substrate-binding protein GlnH, whose amino-acid sequence MKRIIILIAAIAVVAMMIGTAFAADKLVVATDTNFPPFEFKDPATGKHTGFDVELWDAIAKEVGVEYDLQPMDFNGIIPGLQSGQIDVGIAGMTIKPERAKVVDFADGYYNAGLLILVKADNADVNSIEDLKGKVVSTKLGTTSEDFVKKNAQAADVKLFPNNDSMFMELMAGGADAVVFDSPVIADFMNKAGKGQVKVVGPLYQGQSYGIAFPKGSGLVVKVNAALKKLRENGTYRDLYVKWFQTEPK is encoded by the coding sequence ATGAAACGCATCATTATCCTGATCGCCGCCATCGCCGTTGTTGCCATGATGATCGGCACCGCCTTTGCCGCAGACAAGCTCGTTGTCGCCACCGACACCAACTTCCCCCCGTTTGAATTCAAGGATCCCGCCACCGGCAAGCACACCGGCTTCGACGTGGAACTCTGGGACGCCATCGCCAAGGAAGTCGGTGTGGAATATGACCTTCAGCCCATGGACTTCAACGGCATCATCCCGGGCCTGCAGTCCGGCCAGATTGACGTGGGCATCGCCGGCATGACCATCAAGCCCGAGCGCGCCAAGGTCGTTGACTTTGCCGACGGCTACTACAACGCTGGTCTGCTCATTCTGGTCAAGGCCGATAACGCTGACGTCAACAGCATCGAAGATCTCAAGGGCAAGGTCGTTTCCACCAAGCTGGGCACCACTTCCGAAGACTTCGTGAAGAAGAATGCTCAGGCCGCGGATGTGAAGCTCTTCCCCAACAACGATTCCATGTTCATGGAACTCATGGCCGGCGGCGCTGACGCCGTCGTGTTCGACTCCCCGGTTATCGCGGACTTCATGAACAAGGCCGGCAAGGGCCAGGTCAAGGTCGTTGGTCCCCTGTATCAGGGCCAGTCCTACGGCATTGCCTTCCCCAAGGGTTCCGGCCTGGTCGTCAAGGTCAACGCCGCCCTCAAGAAGCTGCGTGAAAACGGAACCTACCGCGACCTGTATGTGAAGTGGTTCCAGACCGAACCCAAGTAA